A genomic stretch from Telmatocola sphagniphila includes:
- a CDS encoding S1C family serine protease, giving the protein MRRVGFSFFLGACAFVGGTAGTVILSQINTVHADPRRPQDIQLLSESFEQVARRVSPTVVAIEAVKSPAANSPNAKSKPVEESGSGVLIRFEGMKGTLVITNNHVISGAKAEQITVNLADNRLLKPIKVWADPESDIACLLLDIDNLPTANFADSDRIRVGQFVLAFGSPFGLNQTVTHGIISAKERGQVSLGTTIRIKEFLQTDAAINPGSSGGPLLNLDGEIVGINTAIASHSGSNSGVAFSIPSNLVKRIAKQLVERGSVTRGYLGVQLSGSIDPNDALRLGMSKSEGALVEAVYPETPAASAGLRANDVILKVDDVIIKSDNHLINLISALPAGQKVKLQLWRDKKSIVIEAIVGDWERAQARLKASPMN; this is encoded by the coding sequence ATGAGACGTGTTGGTTTTTCTTTTTTCCTAGGCGCTTGCGCCTTCGTCGGTGGCACGGCCGGTACGGTAATTCTCAGCCAGATTAACACCGTTCACGCCGATCCCCGCCGTCCTCAAGACATTCAATTGCTTTCGGAATCCTTCGAACAAGTTGCCCGGCGGGTTTCCCCCACTGTGGTCGCTATCGAAGCGGTTAAGTCCCCCGCCGCCAATTCCCCGAATGCGAAAAGCAAACCGGTGGAAGAATCGGGTTCGGGTGTACTGATTCGATTCGAAGGGATGAAAGGCACGCTGGTTATTACCAACAACCACGTGATCTCCGGTGCCAAAGCGGAACAGATTACCGTCAATCTGGCAGACAATCGACTGCTCAAACCGATTAAAGTCTGGGCCGATCCGGAGTCGGATATCGCCTGCTTATTACTCGATATCGACAATTTACCCACGGCCAATTTCGCAGACAGCGACCGGATTCGAGTGGGCCAGTTTGTTCTGGCCTTCGGTTCTCCGTTCGGCTTGAACCAGACCGTTACACACGGCATCATCAGTGCCAAGGAACGCGGCCAGGTGAGCCTCGGTACCACGATTCGAATCAAGGAATTCCTCCAGACTGACGCCGCCATCAATCCGGGATCCAGCGGCGGTCCACTGCTCAATCTCGATGGTGAAATTGTCGGGATCAACACGGCGATCGCCTCCCACTCCGGCAGCAACAGCGGCGTGGCCTTCAGCATTCCTTCCAATCTGGTCAAGCGGATCGCCAAACAATTAGTCGAGCGGGGTTCGGTCACGCGTGGATATCTTGGCGTGCAACTTTCAGGCAGTATTGACCCGAATGACGCCTTGAGACTGGGAATGTCGAAATCCGAAGGGGCTCTCGTCGAAGCAGTCTATCCGGAAACACCGGCCGCCAGCGCAGGCTTGCGAGCGAACGATGTGATCCTGAAAGTTGATGATGTGATCATCAAAAGCGATAATCATCTCATCAATCTGATAAGTGCTTTACCCGCAGGACAAAAGGTGAAGCTCCAGCTGTGGCGGGACAAAAAAAGTATCGTGATCGAGGCCATCGTAGGCGATTGGGAGCGAGCTCAGGCTCGTCTTAAAGCCTCGCCCATGAATTGA
- a CDS encoding glutamate synthase-related protein — MNEAGLALVRSRELLYQDDVGKDACGIGGVAAKDGKPTSEVLKRTLTALKAVEHRGGICGEAGDGAGVSLQIPQNFFKEEARRHKLDQARFLKEEDKLAIGVFFFLDREPQRVEAAKKIIRDVLGSGPYYLFGWRPVPVHMDAIPKTARESCPSSIEQLLIRVEGDAFAAEKWLYRRRLELRQRFEEEKLQVYVCSLSTRVISYKGLLTSDQAIAFYPDLSRDDMETGIAYFHRRYSTNTYPNWMLGQPFRILCHNGEINTIRTNRNAVHAYARGLSPALPGNDLLTPRMSDSGSLDEWVEHLMLERDWSLLRAMRLSLPPVWDSEADYWGPEAVDTFTYCRRAYGSLSAWDGPAGLVASDGRYLVALVDRMGLRPVRWLSDKRGWLYIASESGVFGLDNATIVASGQLQPGQMIAIDTQTGERLDHFQTLDRVVTEMSSGELEARRKMTGISYPNLHELNKAEIIIPEGFDFTAQTSDTVEAQLNHRNWTLDHLLQACGWDFQRAVFVKEMAKLRKEPLSSMGHDRVLTIFSNYHQTLFKYLQQTFAEVTNPPIDPYREGGAMSLMTYLGKPAGFADGQQKTSDGRDALPIKQMELSSPVVSDAIIEEIRRNEVLAYTTLDATFNLSGGKAALRTALTSLQSAAEKAVHEGYRVLCVSDKESSKMGIVPIPSLLALGAVHTYLCKQGLRDRCSLVVQAADVQEGHDICCLIAFGADAVHPYLMLRIIQNGLTFKEADTKQESTLSARECLENIFAALEDSIKKIIAKMGITTIEGYRGAQLFEAVGFGSELMEFLGEFPSRIGGIQLEHLVEDAAWRVEQAEKMSVLGKHLDYTAFNAKVRMALRDAVKEAYPEPEMGGGESVYTAVPTDNDPEAPKRVADKYVKFTELVQNRTPTVLRDLFLIKLSGQPVKLEEVEPAIHIIRRKFRGAAMSHGALTGASHQTLAAAFNELDGLSNSGEGGEARFRNDMPERAWGEFWDTIRQQRIQNPSIYTLAGELRKSRFRSRIRQVASGRFGVDAEYLINADELQIKMAQGAKPGEGGQLMGKKVTKEIAEIRYGKPGNDLISPPPHHDIYSIEDLAQLIYDLKAIKPGMPVSVKLVAVENIGTIAVGVAKAGADIIEIDGIDGGTGAAMISSKEHAGLPSEMGLAEAHQALVVNGLRKAVTLRVGGGIKNGYDVVKYALFGADEFSFGQALMVSVGCIVCKSCHIPNCPTGITGSMEKYHGHPEHTKAYLYSVAEEVRKLLANMGFTKLEQIVGRGDLLLKNPSMKGRATLVDVSRFVRTDMALTNLLEKYPQDLQPGGVCSTGVGFGPERSLNEKIVAAAQDAVDACMSSELMFRIRNSDRSVGATLAGRIAMLYGREGMPNNRRIAVNFEGEAGQSFGAWNLNSMELKLNGFAQDGVAKGISGGTVTVTLDYERTDYGNQIQSVAGNNVGYGGTGGRIYIGGRAGHRLGIRNSGAVIVAEAAGKYACEYMTRGKVLILGAIENEVGSGMTGGELFIFDPKNELPGKLHSKSVALVDCNYVDYEWIHPLMDHYYSLTRSRSAEKILKDWTEIRRGKKLKKVVPLAVARKMEDYAATGTNAG; from the coding sequence ATGAATGAAGCCGGCCTGGCCTTAGTGCGGTCACGAGAATTGCTGTATCAGGACGACGTGGGTAAAGACGCCTGCGGTATCGGCGGGGTAGCTGCTAAAGACGGCAAACCCACGTCGGAAGTCTTGAAACGCACGCTCACTGCATTGAAAGCCGTCGAACATCGTGGTGGTATCTGCGGTGAAGCTGGCGATGGCGCCGGAGTCTCCCTGCAAATTCCTCAGAACTTTTTCAAGGAAGAAGCTCGTCGGCATAAACTCGACCAAGCCCGCTTTCTGAAGGAAGAAGACAAACTCGCTATCGGCGTGTTCTTCTTTCTCGATCGCGAACCGCAGCGAGTCGAAGCCGCCAAGAAAATCATTCGCGACGTGCTGGGAAGCGGTCCCTACTACCTGTTCGGCTGGCGGCCGGTTCCGGTTCACATGGATGCCATCCCGAAGACAGCTCGGGAATCCTGCCCTTCCAGTATCGAACAATTGCTGATTCGCGTCGAAGGAGATGCTTTCGCCGCCGAGAAGTGGCTTTATCGCCGTCGACTGGAATTGCGTCAGCGCTTTGAGGAAGAAAAGCTTCAGGTATATGTTTGCTCGCTATCCACTCGAGTGATCAGCTACAAAGGATTGTTAACGTCCGATCAAGCGATAGCGTTCTATCCCGATCTTTCACGGGACGACATGGAAACCGGCATCGCCTATTTCCATCGCCGCTATTCCACCAATACCTATCCGAACTGGATGCTGGGCCAGCCGTTCCGGATTCTCTGTCATAATGGCGAAATCAACACGATTCGCACCAATCGCAATGCCGTGCATGCTTATGCACGCGGCCTCAGCCCTGCACTACCCGGTAACGATTTACTCACTCCCCGGATGTCGGACTCCGGCTCGCTCGACGAGTGGGTTGAACACCTGATGCTGGAACGCGATTGGTCTTTGCTCCGGGCGATGCGCTTGAGTTTGCCGCCGGTTTGGGATTCCGAAGCCGATTACTGGGGTCCGGAAGCGGTCGATACATTCACCTATTGCCGTCGAGCCTACGGTTCGCTCTCGGCCTGGGATGGACCGGCGGGATTAGTCGCTTCCGATGGTCGTTATCTGGTCGCTCTGGTCGATCGAATGGGCTTGAGGCCGGTGCGTTGGCTGTCGGATAAGCGCGGCTGGTTGTACATCGCTTCGGAATCGGGAGTCTTTGGTCTCGACAATGCCACGATTGTCGCCAGCGGCCAGTTGCAACCGGGACAGATGATCGCCATCGATACGCAGACCGGCGAACGGCTCGACCACTTCCAGACTCTGGATCGTGTCGTCACCGAAATGTCGAGCGGTGAACTGGAAGCCCGCAGGAAGATGACCGGGATCAGTTACCCCAATCTTCACGAATTGAACAAAGCCGAAATTATTATTCCCGAAGGCTTCGATTTCACGGCCCAAACCTCGGATACCGTGGAAGCGCAGTTGAACCATCGCAACTGGACGCTCGATCACCTTTTGCAAGCCTGCGGTTGGGATTTCCAGAGGGCGGTTTTCGTTAAGGAAATGGCCAAGCTCCGCAAGGAGCCTCTCAGTTCGATGGGGCACGATCGCGTGCTGACCATCTTCTCGAACTACCATCAGACGCTCTTCAAGTACCTCCAGCAGACCTTTGCGGAAGTGACCAATCCTCCGATCGATCCTTATCGAGAAGGGGGGGCCATGAGCCTGATGACCTACCTCGGTAAGCCTGCTGGTTTTGCAGATGGCCAGCAAAAGACGAGTGATGGAAGAGATGCTTTGCCGATCAAGCAGATGGAGCTCTCTTCGCCCGTGGTTTCCGATGCGATCATCGAAGAAATTCGCCGAAATGAAGTGCTGGCCTACACCACTCTGGATGCCACCTTCAACCTGTCCGGCGGCAAAGCGGCTTTACGCACAGCGTTAACCTCGCTTCAATCCGCCGCGGAAAAGGCCGTGCACGAAGGATACCGGGTGCTCTGCGTGTCCGACAAGGAATCGAGCAAGATGGGGATCGTACCGATCCCATCGCTCTTGGCGTTAGGGGCCGTTCACACCTATTTGTGCAAGCAAGGTTTGCGCGATCGCTGCTCTCTGGTTGTCCAGGCTGCCGATGTTCAGGAAGGCCACGATATTTGCTGCCTGATCGCTTTTGGCGCGGACGCCGTGCATCCCTATCTGATGCTGCGAATCATTCAGAATGGTCTAACTTTCAAGGAAGCCGATACCAAGCAGGAATCGACCCTCTCGGCCCGCGAGTGCCTCGAGAATATCTTCGCCGCGCTCGAAGATTCCATCAAGAAGATCATCGCCAAGATGGGGATTACTACCATCGAAGGTTATCGGGGCGCCCAGCTGTTCGAGGCGGTCGGGTTTGGCTCGGAACTTATGGAATTTCTCGGCGAATTCCCGAGTCGAATCGGCGGCATCCAGTTGGAACATCTGGTGGAAGATGCTGCCTGGAGAGTTGAGCAGGCCGAGAAAATGTCGGTTCTGGGCAAGCACCTAGACTACACAGCCTTCAATGCCAAGGTACGCATGGCACTTCGGGATGCCGTGAAGGAAGCCTATCCCGAACCGGAAATGGGCGGCGGCGAAAGCGTTTACACTGCCGTTCCGACCGATAATGATCCGGAAGCCCCCAAACGGGTCGCCGATAAATACGTCAAATTCACGGAGTTGGTCCAGAATCGGACTCCTACGGTTCTCCGCGATCTGTTCCTCATCAAGCTATCCGGACAGCCGGTAAAGCTGGAAGAGGTCGAACCGGCGATCCACATCATTCGTCGTAAGTTCCGTGGAGCTGCGATGAGCCACGGAGCATTGACCGGCGCCAGCCATCAGACTCTGGCCGCGGCGTTCAACGAACTGGATGGCCTCAGCAATTCCGGTGAAGGGGGCGAAGCCCGCTTCCGCAACGACATGCCCGAACGAGCCTGGGGCGAATTTTGGGATACTATCCGTCAGCAACGTATTCAAAATCCTTCGATATATACCTTGGCGGGAGAGCTTCGCAAGAGCCGTTTCCGCAGCAGAATCCGTCAAGTGGCTTCCGGCCGGTTTGGAGTGGATGCGGAATACCTCATCAATGCCGACGAACTTCAGATCAAGATGGCTCAGGGGGCCAAGCCGGGTGAAGGCGGCCAGCTGATGGGCAAAAAGGTTACCAAGGAAATTGCCGAAATTCGCTATGGCAAGCCGGGTAACGACCTGATCAGTCCCCCACCGCACCACGATATTTATTCCATCGAAGATCTGGCGCAACTGATTTACGATCTTAAAGCCATTAAACCCGGCATGCCGGTCAGTGTGAAGCTTGTGGCTGTCGAAAATATTGGTACGATTGCGGTGGGAGTTGCCAAGGCTGGGGCCGACATCATCGAGATCGATGGTATCGATGGCGGCACCGGCGCTGCTATGATCTCATCGAAAGAGCACGCTGGGCTACCCAGCGAAATGGGACTGGCGGAAGCGCATCAGGCTCTGGTGGTCAATGGCCTGAGAAAAGCTGTCACGCTTCGGGTCGGTGGCGGTATCAAAAATGGCTACGACGTCGTTAAGTACGCCTTGTTTGGCGCCGACGAATTCAGTTTCGGACAGGCCTTGATGGTCAGCGTGGGATGTATTGTCTGCAAGAGCTGCCACATTCCCAATTGCCCGACCGGAATCACGGGTTCGATGGAGAAATATCACGGCCATCCGGAACACACCAAGGCTTATCTGTACAGTGTGGCCGAAGAAGTCCGAAAGCTCCTAGCCAATATGGGCTTCACGAAGCTCGAGCAAATTGTCGGTCGAGGGGATCTGCTGCTTAAGAATCCTTCCATGAAGGGTCGTGCAACGCTAGTGGATGTCAGCCGGTTTGTCCGCACGGACATGGCTCTGACGAATCTCCTGGAAAAATATCCTCAGGATCTTCAGCCGGGCGGGGTATGCAGCACGGGGGTGGGTTTCGGCCCCGAACGATCGCTTAATGAGAAAATCGTCGCGGCCGCTCAAGATGCTGTGGATGCCTGCATGTCGTCCGAGCTGATGTTCCGGATTCGCAACTCCGACCGGAGTGTAGGGGCTACCCTGGCAGGCCGGATCGCGATGCTCTATGGTCGGGAAGGTATGCCGAACAATCGACGCATCGCTGTGAACTTCGAAGGGGAGGCCGGCCAAAGTTTCGGGGCTTGGAACCTGAATTCGATGGAATTGAAGCTGAACGGTTTTGCTCAAGACGGCGTGGCGAAGGGTATCTCGGGTGGTACCGTAACGGTCACGCTCGATTATGAGCGAACCGATTACGGAAATCAGATTCAGAGCGTGGCGGGGAACAACGTCGGCTATGGGGGCACGGGAGGCCGGATTTATATCGGCGGCCGGGCCGGTCACCGTCTGGGCATCCGCAATAGCGGCGCTGTCATCGTCGCCGAGGCTGCCGGGAAGTATGCCTGCGAATATATGACGCGCGGAAAGGTACTCATCCTCGGGGCCATCGAGAATGAAGTCGGGTCGGGCATGACCGGCGGAGAACTCTTCATTTTCGATCCTAAGAATGAACTGCCGGGCAAGCTGCATTCCAAGAGCGTCGCTCTAGTGGATTGCAATTACGTCGATTACGAATGGATTCATCCGCTGATGGATCACTACTACTCGCTCACCAGGTCGAGATCGGCGGAAAAGATACTGAAGGATTGGACCGAGATTCGTCGCGGTAAGAAACTGAAGAAAGTCGTTCCATTAGCTGTAGCCCGAAAAATGGAGGACTACGCCGCTACCGGAACCAATGCGGGCTGA
- a CDS encoding isochorismatase family protein, with the protein MKKNPRITSKDSVLLVIDVQDKLLAAMPKASDLLRDVGFLLDVARLLEVPILATEQYPQGLGATHPTLAVRIASPISAKTQFSCCGPGEFLPTLNHFGRPKVIVTGMESHVCVLQTVLDLIDRDYLVFIPVDGVQSRFSLDHEVALRRLESAGAILTSVETTAFEWLEDAKHPQFKAVSKLVRERMK; encoded by the coding sequence ATGAAAAAGAACCCTCGAATCACTTCGAAGGACTCCGTTCTGCTAGTGATCGATGTGCAGGATAAGCTTCTGGCCGCGATGCCGAAAGCCAGTGATTTACTGCGGGATGTCGGCTTTCTTCTGGATGTAGCCCGCCTTCTGGAAGTGCCCATCCTGGCCACCGAGCAATATCCTCAGGGCCTCGGAGCTACCCATCCGACTCTTGCGGTTAGGATTGCGAGTCCGATAAGTGCCAAGACGCAGTTCAGTTGTTGTGGACCCGGCGAGTTTCTGCCGACTTTGAATCACTTTGGGCGACCTAAAGTGATAGTCACCGGAATGGAAAGCCACGTTTGTGTGCTTCAAACCGTTCTGGATCTGATCGATCGGGACTATTTGGTATTCATCCCCGTGGATGGGGTGCAATCCCGTTTTTCGCTGGATCACGAAGTGGCTTTGCGCAGGCTGGAAAGTGCCGGTGCGATACTCACCAGTGTGGAAACCACGGCGTTTGAATGGCTGGAGGATGCCAAGCATCCGCAATTCAAAGCGGTCAGCAAACTGGTCCGGGAGAGGATGAAGTAA
- a CDS encoding DUF721 domain-containing protein, with amino-acid sequence MKKPEPSGPEPLGDILARLFAARGFGRKQDRLRLERAFEASIDEEYKAHARPLNIRRGVLEIEVRSAVLMQELAQFHKRKLLESLRKNLQGITLNDLRFKAGVW; translated from the coding sequence ATGAAAAAACCGGAACCGAGCGGCCCGGAACCGCTCGGCGATATTCTTGCCCGCCTTTTTGCCGCCCGGGGCTTTGGCCGCAAGCAGGACCGCCTGCGGCTGGAGCGCGCCTTCGAAGCTTCTATAGACGAAGAGTACAAAGCCCACGCCCGGCCTTTGAATATTCGCCGCGGCGTGCTGGAAATCGAGGTACGCTCGGCTGTCTTGATGCAGGAACTCGCTCAATTCCACAAACGAAAGCTGCTCGAATCGCTGAGAAAAAATCTTCAGGGCATTACCCTCAACGATCTCCGCTTTAAAGCGGGCGTTTGGTGA
- a CDS encoding DUF3500 domain-containing protein, whose protein sequence is MQEKLNCPECVDLDRRDFVRLMGTGAAVLSGAGLSLASEPEKLPMPQVIHPAEELVKELFAGLSEDQKKNIQLPWNHEARGRMYNKALGKPIKDVYTKPQQELVVRVLKAMSSGEEGYRQFSRDGTWDASKSFENCGANIFGDPTKDKYAFVFSGHHITLRCDGDSEEETAFGGPIYYGHTPMGYDSKNIFNYQTREVARLFEALDAKQRSKALITMGTPGEHEESVSFKEARKHTPAGLATAEMTADEIKLVDSVMRTILSPYRKEDVDEVMAIIKRTGGMEKIRFAFYTDESEGAKTNEKQPWSFWRLEGPGFIWNYRVLPHVHAYVNVSSKA, encoded by the coding sequence ATGCAAGAAAAATTGAATTGCCCCGAATGCGTCGATCTGGATCGCAGAGATTTTGTCCGTCTGATGGGTACGGGAGCCGCCGTGCTTTCGGGAGCGGGTCTGAGTTTGGCTTCGGAACCGGAAAAATTACCGATGCCGCAAGTCATCCATCCGGCCGAGGAACTGGTCAAGGAACTCTTCGCCGGGCTCTCCGAGGATCAGAAAAAGAATATTCAATTGCCCTGGAATCACGAAGCTCGCGGCCGCATGTACAACAAAGCACTTGGCAAGCCGATCAAGGACGTCTACACGAAACCTCAGCAGGAGTTGGTGGTTCGCGTTCTGAAGGCCATGTCCAGCGGCGAGGAAGGCTATCGTCAGTTCAGCCGGGATGGCACTTGGGATGCTTCCAAATCTTTCGAGAATTGCGGAGCCAATATTTTCGGCGACCCCACCAAGGATAAATACGCTTTCGTCTTCTCGGGCCACCATATTACGTTGCGATGCGATGGCGATTCGGAAGAAGAAACCGCCTTCGGCGGGCCAATTTACTACGGCCATACGCCGATGGGCTACGATTCTAAGAACATCTTCAACTACCAGACGCGTGAAGTTGCCAGGTTGTTCGAGGCACTCGATGCCAAGCAGCGCTCCAAAGCTCTCATTACTATGGGGACGCCCGGCGAGCACGAGGAATCGGTCAGTTTCAAGGAAGCCCGCAAGCATACCCCCGCTGGTCTGGCCACCGCTGAGATGACGGCGGACGAGATTAAACTGGTGGATAGCGTGATGAGGACCATACTTTCCCCTTACCGGAAAGAGGATGTCGATGAAGTGATGGCCATCATCAAACGCACCGGAGGCATGGAAAAAATCCGCTTTGCTTTCTACACCGATGAAAGTGAAGGTGCCAAGACGAATGAAAAGCAGCCGTGGAGCTTCTGGCGCCTGGAAGGCCCTGGCTTCATATGGAACTACCGCGTGTTACCTCATGTGCATGCCTACGTAAACGTCAGCAGCAAGGCGTAA
- a CDS encoding DUF1559 domain-containing protein, producing the protein MRFSFRRKNAFTLIELLVVIAIIALLIGLLLPAVQKVRDAASRLKCQNNLKQIGLAMHGYMDVNNGLPPNGRFTYNGSTVTQTSPWSALSRILPFIEQENLSKAIDFNTNYSTQPFVTSKRISTFLCPSEINDKGSGTDATYGNKNWTLNYAVNLGTWGVLTNKSKSMQGTDGAFSPNFCYRPSDFIDGMSNTLALAEVKGYTNRVNGASNSTTYSSPPPLPNSPVDITALSLAAFDASKNTHVEWVDGKVHETGFTSIFTPNTKVNYSANGQIYDVDYIAATEANLGDTYAAVTSRSYHTSGVNAVLMDGSVRFLTNSIALQTWRSLSTRARGEVLGDY; encoded by the coding sequence ATGCGATTTAGTTTTCGACGAAAAAATGCTTTTACCCTCATTGAGCTTCTGGTGGTCATCGCCATCATCGCGTTACTGATCGGCCTGTTGCTGCCAGCAGTGCAGAAAGTCCGCGATGCGGCCAGCCGACTGAAGTGTCAAAATAATTTGAAGCAGATTGGGCTGGCGATGCATGGCTACATGGACGTGAATAACGGTCTGCCGCCCAACGGTCGATTTACTTACAACGGTTCGACGGTTACCCAAACCTCCCCGTGGTCGGCTTTGTCGCGTATTCTGCCATTTATCGAACAGGAAAATCTTTCCAAGGCAATCGACTTCAACACAAACTACAGCACACAGCCGTTCGTCACTTCCAAACGCATCTCGACTTTCCTTTGCCCGAGTGAGATCAACGACAAAGGCAGTGGCACGGATGCCACCTATGGTAATAAAAACTGGACGCTGAATTATGCGGTGAATTTAGGCACTTGGGGCGTGCTAACGAATAAGTCCAAGTCGATGCAAGGTACCGATGGCGCTTTTTCTCCGAATTTCTGCTACCGTCCTTCAGATTTCATTGATGGCATGAGTAACACTCTCGCCCTGGCCGAGGTGAAAGGGTACACGAATCGGGTGAACGGCGCTTCCAATTCCACAACCTATAGTTCACCGCCCCCGCTGCCGAACAGTCCGGTCGATATTACCGCCCTTTCTCTCGCGGCCTTCGATGCGAGCAAAAACACCCACGTCGAGTGGGTGGATGGCAAGGTACACGAAACAGGATTCACGAGTATCTTTACGCCGAACACCAAGGTCAATTACAGTGCGAACGGCCAAATTTATGACGTGGATTACATTGCCGCCACGGAAGCCAATTTGGGCGACACTTATGCGGCGGTGACGTCTCGAAGTTACCACACTTCGGGTGTAAATGCCGTGCTAATGGATGGCTCAGTCCGCTTCCTTACCAACTCTATTGCGCTGCAAACCTGGCGCTCCCTCAGCACCCGGGCCAGGGGCGAAGTTCTGGGAGATTATTAA